A window of the Cyanobacteria bacterium FACHB-DQ100 genome harbors these coding sequences:
- a CDS encoding site-specific integrase has product MSTPRTPEKDRPTNLALEALVKLRNQLKLVQYPKTTNRHRQEAYALDAEDLSTELCAELDYLLDAMVNPHSDINCFKTQVSLETAMRRMAMLYRLLGVVKKVKQIPAEVLSLDHLVHFAPHKTALRRARNYDEVRLIEQASLEAAEQTQATLRTVLNWLRKERQIHPSTEKGVVEVFLVVAKIQHFKETDSLKADNYGDIPVILMLRQELKEAKERAKHAPPAADESLKWLDWPEFLACVHHLERECQPTYSYGSKRTPTAVARSVQRYLLFALLAYMPPDRQRTLRELEVGKTLVKGLLNHNGVFEAKDDGKWYIHLMKTNYKTGKTYGEQWLMVPDILYSYLEAWLAQWRALFSPNHNFVFTQENGKPYRKASDLSNLIRRATYRLAGKLTTSHLIRHMLITYLKRHGASDEVMRSLADAMHHSTKIQGEIYDRRHQLEKVAPAQDLVLKLAMGEPVSTLIGVRSLSVEELVQQIRQLSPGERQRLLTLVRQS; this is encoded by the coding sequence ATGAGTACACCAAGAACGCCTGAAAAAGATAGGCCAACGAACCTAGCGCTCGAAGCTTTGGTGAAGTTGCGAAACCAACTGAAGTTAGTCCAATATCCAAAGACCACTAATCGTCATCGGCAGGAAGCTTATGCGCTTGATGCAGAAGACCTGTCTACTGAACTTTGTGCAGAGCTCGATTATCTGCTCGATGCCATGGTCAACCCTCATTCTGACATCAATTGCTTCAAGACTCAGGTCAGCCTTGAAACAGCGATGCGACGAATGGCAATGCTTTATCGATTGCTTGGGGTAGTGAAGAAGGTGAAACAGATCCCTGCTGAGGTGTTAAGCCTAGATCATCTAGTACACTTCGCTCCCCATAAAACCGCTTTGCGTCGTGCTAGAAACTATGACGAAGTCCGGTTGATTGAGCAGGCCTCTCTGGAAGCAGCAGAGCAAACTCAGGCAACCCTGAGAACAGTATTGAATTGGTTGCGGAAGGAGCGCCAAATTCATCCTTCAACGGAGAAAGGGGTTGTTGAGGTGTTCCTGGTTGTTGCTAAAATTCAGCACTTCAAGGAAACCGATTCCCTGAAAGCAGACAATTATGGCGATATTCCCGTCATTCTGATGCTGCGACAAGAACTCAAAGAAGCAAAGGAGCGGGCTAAGCATGCACCTCCTGCTGCGGATGAGTCTCTGAAATGGTTAGACTGGCCTGAATTTCTCGCTTGTGTGCATCACTTAGAGCGAGAATGCCAACCTACCTACAGCTATGGCTCGAAGCGGACGCCCACGGCAGTTGCGCGCAGTGTTCAGCGGTATTTGTTATTCGCTTTGTTGGCCTATATGCCCCCAGATCGGCAGCGGACGCTGCGAGAGTTAGAGGTTGGCAAGACGCTGGTCAAGGGTCTCCTCAATCATAATGGGGTCTTTGAGGCTAAAGATGACGGAAAATGGTACATCCATTTGATGAAGACGAACTACAAAACCGGGAAAACCTACGGCGAACAGTGGTTGATGGTGCCGGACATTCTCTATTCCTATCTGGAGGCGTGGTTGGCGCAATGGCGTGCCCTGTTTTCCCCCAACCATAACTTTGTCTTCACGCAGGAAAACGGTAAGCCGTACCGCAAAGCCTCGGATCTGTCCAACCTCATTCGGCGCGCGACTTACCGCTTGGCTGGTAAACTCACTACCTCCCACTTGATTCGGCACATGTTGATTACTTACTTGAAGCGTCATGGCGCTTCCGATGAAGTCATGCGAAGCTTGGCTGACGCCATGCACCACAGCACGAAGATACAGGGGGAGATTTACGATCGTCGTCATCAACTTGAAAAGGTCGCTCCGGCTCAGGACTTGGTCTTGAAGTTAGCGATGGGAGAACCGGTCTCGACCCTGATAGGGGTACGATCTCTCAGCGTTGAAGAACTGGTGCAGCAGATTCGGCAGCTATCTCCTGGAGAGCGTCAACGACTTCTGACTCTGGTGAGGCAATCCTAG
- a CDS encoding recombinase family protein, with product MNPTIACYVRVSSRRQRTDSQRAEIEQWLARHGFDPGSVLWFEDKETGKTLKREAFEQLQAAIFEGRVKTVIVWKLDRISRCLKEGIATLANWCEREVRVVSVTQQIDLSGAVGSMIASVMFGLAEIELEYRRERQVAGIKVAKERGVYKGRQKGTTKAKPQRARELRDRGLTAAEIANALNTSERTVFRYLNLSLS from the coding sequence ATGAACCCTACAATCGCTTGCTACGTTCGCGTCTCATCCCGTCGCCAAAGAACTGACAGTCAGCGTGCTGAAATCGAACAATGGCTAGCTCGTCATGGGTTCGATCCAGGATCTGTTCTGTGGTTTGAGGATAAGGAAACAGGTAAAACATTGAAGCGAGAAGCGTTTGAACAACTGCAAGCCGCAATTTTTGAGGGGCGAGTTAAAACGGTGATCGTCTGGAAGCTCGATCGCATTTCTCGGTGCCTAAAAGAGGGCATCGCTACCTTGGCAAATTGGTGTGAGCGAGAAGTGCGGGTGGTTTCCGTGACTCAGCAGATTGACTTGAGTGGTGCCGTCGGTAGCATGATTGCCAGTGTCATGTTTGGGTTGGCTGAAATTGAACTAGAGTACCGTCGAGAGCGGCAGGTCGCCGGAATTAAAGTTGCCAAAGAACGAGGTGTCTACAAAGGACGCCAAAAGGGAACAACGAAGGCAAAGCCTCAACGGGCAAGAGAACTCCGCGATCGTGGCTTGACGGCTGCGGAAATTGCTAACGCTCTCAACACGAGTGAACGCACTGTATTCCGTTATCTCAACCTCAGCTTAAGTTGA
- a CDS encoding response regulator: MSSPSQYPILLAEDNPNDLLFIKRAIDRGSLPVILYHVVNGEEAVSYLKGEGQYGDRERYPLPSLVISNMKMPRMNGLQLLQWIRQRSAWRDLPVVVLSSSGDPGEVGQFERLGANSYFVKPVDLNDLVTTLQQVIAFLPPLG, from the coding sequence ATGTCGTCACCTTCTCAATACCCAATTCTCTTAGCTGAGGATAATCCAAACGATCTGTTGTTCATAAAACGGGCGATCGACCGTGGGAGCCTACCAGTCATCCTCTACCACGTGGTCAATGGGGAGGAGGCCGTCAGTTATTTGAAGGGAGAGGGGCAGTATGGGGATCGCGAGCGCTACCCCTTACCCAGCTTAGTCATCTCCAATATGAAAATGCCTCGGATGAATGGGTTGCAACTCTTGCAATGGATTCGGCAGCGATCGGCGTGGAGAGATTTGCCTGTAGTTGTGCTGAGCAGTTCTGGAGATCCAGGGGAGGTTGGGCAGTTTGAGCGACTGGGCGCAAATTCGTATTTTGTTAAGCCTGTTGATCTCAACGATTTAGTAACCACCCTTCAACAAGTCATCGCCTTCTTACCCCCACTGGGTTAG
- a CDS encoding pentapeptide repeat-containing protein gives MNAEELLQKYDAGERNFEGINLAHVNLAGADLSGINLSKANLVEANLSGANLSQANLREANLARVNFTEANLCHAILLKANLTEAQFGYASLIGAVLIEANLVNAFMFNAVVTDANFTDALMKGVVMPDGSDYQQVLV, from the coding sequence ATGAACGCAGAAGAACTATTACAAAAGTACGACGCTGGAGAGCGAAATTTTGAAGGGATCAATCTGGCCCACGTAAATTTGGCTGGGGCGGATTTATCCGGGATTAATTTGAGCAAGGCAAATCTTGTGGAAGCAAATTTGAGTGGAGCGAATCTGAGCCAGGCAAATTTGCGGGAAGCGAATTTAGCTCGAGTCAATTTTACGGAAGCAAACTTGTGCCATGCCATCCTGCTGAAAGCCAACCTGACGGAAGCCCAGTTTGGATATGCCTCTCTAATCGGGGCAGTCTTGATCGAAGCGAATCTGGTAAATGCGTTTATGTTCAATGCTGTTGTGACCGATGCTAATTTCACCGATGCTCTCATGAAGGGGGTGGTGATGCCAGATGGTTCAGACTACCAGCAGGTACTCGTATAA
- a CDS encoding response regulator: MVTSLPLEGLCILAVDDDPDSLLLLTVILESQGAKVIPVASAHTALEAVRLERPDLLISDIGMPEEDGLVLIRNIRALNKAQGGAIPAIALSALEPELCQPQCLAAGFQHYVAKPVDPEDLIAIILDIQTLPSKRLQSFDSKLQSVA, translated from the coding sequence ATCGTTACATCTTTGCCTCTTGAGGGTTTATGCATTCTTGCTGTTGATGACGACCCAGACTCACTACTCCTGCTTACAGTTATTTTGGAGAGCCAGGGTGCAAAAGTTATCCCCGTAGCATCAGCTCACACCGCCTTAGAAGCGGTCAGACTAGAGCGACCAGATCTTTTAATTAGCGATATTGGAATGCCTGAAGAAGATGGCTTAGTTCTCATTAGAAACATTAGAGCGCTCAATAAGGCTCAAGGTGGTGCTATACCTGCAATCGCTCTTAGCGCTCTGGAGCCTGAGCTTTGTCAGCCACAGTGTTTAGCGGCAGGGTTTCAACACTATGTTGCTAAACCAGTTGACCCTGAAGATTTGATCGCAATAATCTTAGACATCCAAACTTTGCCATCGAAGCGGCTACAGAGCTTCGATTCAAAGCTTCAATCAGTCGCCTAA
- a CDS encoding PAS domain-containing protein: MNSILDTITDGIVAFDREWRFIFVNQRGAEILGQTPQALLGQCVWELYPEAVETNFYREYQRALTEQRSIYFQEFYAPLDVWFEIHAYPSAAGLVVLYQDITVRKQAELKMQETCTNLQSQVEERATALTRLNTKLAAQTTKQQQLEVALKATNERLAQIFESITDGFCAYDREWRYTYVNPKAEELLGKTQSELIGRSMGDVFPEAIDSEFYRQCQEVARTRSAISFEDYSPFLDCWFQNTLYPYAEGVAVFFQDVTARKCIEQERNQLLIEAQAARIRAEQAEQRYAFLCEASAVLSSSLDYHTTLAHVAQLTVPFLSDFCLIHKLEEDGRLQPVVSLHHQPEKQSLVDQLGRYCQSSVARSSCLLVRVLQTGLPQLVVQWSDVVARSLVQDQQLRELYRQLAVQSIIVLPLKARDRIFGTFLLAVSDSERRYSQTDLMLTADLANRAAISIDNAQLHQRAMEADRLKDQFLMALSHELRTPSNAILGWANILRRQRLNERTAQQALEAVERNAKAQVQIIYDLLTTARIVTGKLQLNPVWVDLTSIIETAIVSLRLAIEAKSIELAVHLEPSVGPLRGDPNYLQQVAWSLLSNAIKFTPDGGQISIRLGRVGNRAQLQIQDTGEGIKSSFLPHVFERFRQADGSTQRPHQGLGLGLALARHLVELHGGTVHVESQGEGRGATFTVLLPLPSDVSTSVSPSRTLIPAEELAQTQQVLKGLQLLVVEPEPDVREMLTVILEGYGATVTAVESAQKAIEALNQFQPNVLVSDAAISNANLLMQQVKVLETDRGKEIPAIALTSSDREGMPSGLVFTGFARHVPKPIDPVELAAVVSSVATSDESQ; this comes from the coding sequence ATGAATAGCATTCTCGATACGATTACCGATGGGATTGTCGCATTTGACCGCGAGTGGCGTTTTATTTTTGTCAATCAGCGAGGTGCCGAAATCCTTGGTCAGACTCCCCAAGCCCTGTTAGGACAATGTGTATGGGAGCTTTATCCAGAAGCGGTTGAAACCAACTTCTATCGAGAGTACCAGCGAGCGCTCACCGAGCAACGTTCAATCTACTTCCAAGAATTCTACGCACCGCTCGATGTCTGGTTTGAGATTCATGCCTACCCTTCCGCCGCAGGATTAGTAGTGCTCTATCAAGACATCACGGTTCGCAAGCAAGCTGAATTGAAGATGCAGGAGACCTGCACCAACCTGCAGAGCCAGGTGGAAGAAAGAGCGACTGCCTTAACTCGCCTCAATACTAAACTTGCTGCTCAAACGACAAAGCAGCAACAATTAGAAGTTGCGCTAAAGGCGACCAATGAGCGACTCGCTCAAATCTTCGAGAGCATTACTGATGGGTTTTGTGCTTATGATCGCGAGTGGCGCTATACCTATGTCAACCCAAAAGCCGAGGAGTTGCTGGGGAAAACGCAGTCAGAATTGATTGGTAGAAGCATGGGGGATGTTTTTCCAGAAGCGATCGATTCTGAGTTTTATCGTCAATGCCAAGAGGTGGCTCGAACACGGTCCGCCATTAGCTTTGAAGATTATTCTCCCTTTTTAGATTGCTGGTTTCAAAATACCCTCTACCCCTATGCCGAGGGGGTGGCAGTTTTCTTTCAAGACGTTACGGCGCGAAAGTGCATTGAGCAAGAGCGTAATCAATTACTCATTGAGGCACAAGCCGCTCGCATTCGAGCAGAGCAAGCCGAGCAACGCTATGCTTTCTTGTGCGAAGCCAGCGCTGTCTTATCTTCTTCACTCGACTATCACACGACACTTGCCCATGTTGCCCAACTGACAGTCCCCTTCCTATCTGACTTTTGCCTGATTCATAAGCTTGAGGAAGATGGGCGGCTCCAGCCTGTTGTATCGCTTCACCACCAGCCTGAAAAGCAATCTTTGGTTGATCAGTTGGGGCGGTATTGCCAGTCCAGTGTTGCTCGTTCTAGCTGCCTACTTGTCCGAGTGCTGCAAACCGGACTGCCTCAGCTGGTTGTTCAGTGGTCTGATGTTGTAGCTCGATCCCTTGTTCAGGACCAGCAGTTGCGAGAACTCTATCGCCAGCTTGCTGTTCAGTCCATCATCGTTTTACCGCTGAAGGCGCGGGATCGCATTTTTGGGACGTTCTTACTTGCTGTTTCCGACTCAGAGCGTCGCTATAGTCAGACCGATCTGATGTTAACGGCTGACTTGGCAAACCGTGCGGCGATCTCTATTGATAATGCCCAACTGCACCAGCGTGCAATGGAAGCCGATCGCTTAAAAGACCAATTTCTGATGGCCCTCTCTCATGAGTTGAGAACCCCCTCGAACGCAATTTTGGGATGGGCAAACATTTTGCGGCGACAGCGCCTAAATGAGCGAACCGCACAACAGGCACTGGAAGCAGTTGAGCGCAATGCCAAAGCCCAAGTCCAGATTATTTATGATCTGCTCACCACGGCTCGAATCGTGACAGGGAAATTACAACTCAACCCCGTTTGGGTGGATCTGACGTCGATTATCGAAACGGCGATCGTCTCGTTGCGGTTGGCAATTGAGGCGAAATCGATTGAGCTAGCAGTTCATCTAGAACCTTCTGTTGGACCGCTACGAGGTGACCCGAATTATTTACAGCAGGTTGCGTGGAGTTTGCTCTCAAACGCTATTAAATTTACTCCTGATGGGGGGCAAATCAGCATTCGCTTAGGCCGTGTTGGTAATCGCGCTCAACTTCAGATTCAAGATACTGGAGAAGGCATCAAGTCCAGCTTTCTCCCCCATGTCTTTGAGCGATTTCGTCAGGCAGACGGAAGTACTCAACGTCCCCATCAAGGACTAGGTTTGGGACTGGCGCTGGCTCGCCACTTAGTTGAGCTACATGGGGGAACCGTGCATGTGGAAAGCCAGGGCGAGGGACGGGGAGCAACATTCACGGTCCTGTTGCCACTACCAAGTGATGTGTCCACCAGTGTCTCTCCATCCCGCACACTGATCCCAGCAGAGGAGTTAGCCCAAACTCAGCAGGTTTTGAAGGGTCTGCAACTGCTAGTTGTCGAACCCGAACCTGATGTGAGGGAAATGCTAACCGTCATTCTGGAAGGCTATGGTGCTACGGTCACTGCGGTTGAATCAGCACAGAAAGCTATTGAAGCCTTAAATCAGTTTCAACCAAATGTCCTTGTCAGTGACGCTGCTATCTCGAATGCCAATCTATTAATGCAGCAGGTCAAGGTATTGGAGACAGATAGGGGTAAAGAGATTCCAGCAATCGCTCTCACCTCTAGTGATCGAGAGGGAATGCCATCAGGACTGGTATTCACAGGATTTGCGCGACACGTTCCAAAGCCGATTGATCCAGTTGAGCTAGCCGCCGTAGTTTCAAGCGTGGCTACCTCAGATGAATCTCAGTAG